In a single window of the Zea mays cultivar B73 chromosome 5, Zm-B73-REFERENCE-NAM-5.0, whole genome shotgun sequence genome:
- the LOC103625964 gene encoding mitogen-activated protein kinase kinase kinase 1-like produces the protein MFSWNRKQSSSSGSPSPSSSSGRRRGGADASMDSSSRGGGGSGSGSGSRGRSPRLDRRNAVKRVDYEAGAGASVSVAASWSSSSSADQQRSPGPGLQPSRSLDVAPGADLRISGSVEGEVDELCRSLGLSGPEDFAIPVAAWEARKSRSNSDLLPRSHPDPSTPADEPSPIARVVSAPDVQPTRFVPAPIPATVAAPEESPKAAPAVAVAAPVGGLPLPSPRRGGGEVGIRGARPPLLSPPPPIGALAPPPVRRSFVDDDMTRSAWDIVQSFAPREQGSEPGERLDTRCNSDTEEESEAEDGVAAVEGELKELRIGETFEGLTGTSSLSTTNDDDASSTTTEAMFIISPNGKFKRKIKSWMRGALLGSGSFGMVYEGISDEGAFFAVKEVSLLDQGSNAQQSIVALEQEIALLGQFEHENIVQYYGTDKEESKLYIFIELVTQGSLSSLYQKYKLRESQVSAYTRQILNGLVYLHERNVVHRDIKCANILVHANGSVKLADFGLAKEMSKINMLRSCKGSVYWMAPEVINPKKMYGPSADIWSLGCTVLEMLTRQIPFPNIEWTNAFFMIGRGEQPTIPCYLSKEAQDFIGQCVRVDPESRPSASQLLEHPFVNRPLRASFESSSPPAI, from the exons ATGTTCTCGTGGAACCGTAAGCAGTCCTCCTCCTCCGGCTCGCCCtcgccctcctcctcctccggccgcCGCCGCGGCGGGGCGGACGCCTCCATGGACTCCAgcagccgcggcggcggcgggagcgggAGTGGGAGCGGGAGCCGCGGACGGAGCCCGCGGTTGGATCGCCGCAACGCGGTGAAGCGCGTCGACTACGAGGCGGGCGCGGGGGCGTCCGTGTCGGTGGCCGCGTCGTGGTCGTCCTCGTCCTCCGCGGATCAGCAGCGTTCGCCGGGCCCGGGGCTCCAGCCTTCGCGCTCCCTAGACGTTGCCCCCGGAGCGGACCTCCGGATCAGCGGGAGCGTAGAGGGGGAGGTCGACGAACTCTGCCGCAGCCTGGGGCTCTCGGGGCCCGAGGATTTCGCCATCCCCGTCGCGGCCTGGGAGGCGCGCAAGTCGCGGTCTAACTCCGACCTCCTCCCGCGCTCCCACCCCGACCCGTCCACACCCGCCGACGAACCCTCGCCAATTGCGCGTGTGGTCTCGGCGCCTGATGTTCAGCCGACTCGCTTCGTCCCTGCCCCCATTCCTGCTACTGTTGCGGCGCCCGAGGAGTCACCCAAGGCTGCCCCTGCCGTTGCTGTTGCGGCTCCCGTCGGGGGTTTGCCCCTGCCTTCGCCAAGGAGGGGAGGCGGGGAGGTAGGGATACGGGGTGCACGGCCGCCTTTACTCTCCCCGCCTCCGCCAATTGGTGCACTCGCTCCTCCGCCGGTGAGGAGGTCCTTCGTTGACGATGACATGACTAGGTCCGCTTGGGACATTGTGCAGTCGTTTGCTCCCAGGGAACAGGGAAGTGAACCGGGAGAGCGTTTGGACACTCGTTGCAATTCGGACACAGAGGAAGAGAGTGAGGCTGAGGATGGGGTGGCAGCTGTGGAGGGCGAGCTGAAAGAGTTGAGGATAGGAGAGACCTTCGAGGGGCTCACTGGAACTTCTTCATTGTCAACGACAAATGATGATGATGCGTCCAGTACAACCACGGAGGCCATGTTCATCATCTCACCGAATGGCAAGTTCAAGCGTAAGATTAAGTCATGGATGCGTGGTGCTCTTCTGGGAAGCGGCTCATTTGGGATGGTGTACGAGGGGATCAGTGA TGAGGGTGCTTTTTTCGCTGTGAAGGAAGTATCTTTGCTTGACCAAGGAAGCAACGCACAACAATCTATTGTTGCACTTGAGCAG GAAATTGCACTCCTCGGTCAGTTTGAACATGAAAATATAGTCCAGTATTATGGAACTGACAAG GAAGAATCCAAACTCTATATTTTTATTGAGCTTGTCACACAAGGATCTCTTTCATCCCTCTATCAAAAGTATAAACTACGAGAATCACAAGTCTCTGCATACACAAGGCAGATTCTTAACGGATTGGTTTACCTGCATGAGAGAAATGTGGTCCACAG AGATATCAAGTGTGCCAATATATTGGTGCATGCAAATGGATCTGTAAAGCTTGCAGATTTTGGATTGGCAAAGGAG ATGTCAAAAATCAATATGCTAAGGTCATGCAAAGGAAGTGTTTACTGGATGGCACCTGAG GTTATTAATCCTAAAAAGATGTATGGGCCTTCAGCTGATATATGGAGCCTTGGCTGCACCGTGTTGGAAATGCTAACCCGGCAAATACCATTTCCTAATATTGAGTGG ACAAATGCTTTCTTCATGATTGGAAGAGGGGAACAGCCTACTATTCCCTGCTACCTGTCGAAGGAGGCACAAGATTTCATTGGCCAATGTGTAAGAGTTGATCCTGAGAGCCGGCCTTCTGCATCACAACTTTTGGAGCACCCATTCGTTAACAGACCACTGCGGGCTTCATTTGAATCTTCATCTCCCCCAGCCATCTGA